In the Hemitrygon akajei chromosome 20, sHemAka1.3, whole genome shotgun sequence genome, one interval contains:
- the rbm48 gene encoding RNA-binding protein 48 isoform X2 has translation MATQRVQALGHHLQREVCSTRPGYREGRRPRAVKVYTINLESRHLLIQGVPAVGVMKELIELFALYGTIEEYYALDEYPAEEFTEVYYIKYQKLQSARIAKRKQDEKSFFGGLLHVCYAPEFETIDDTRAKLNERRRYIMKSTGNKGAFIRDDEVGNPVTSTNVTKGRLSEKLEQCEGSKLNQQEWNVDFSMCGYPMLLPPPQEDSQEYSKSMFRQEYPQMPSSHEILPKYALSLDNSFVSELPSFHKQHLDKSYDSSNSWSSDTRQQVSNIRTCASRFVPRNTQLEVRKKINQQSDINIFAGLPADNTTVMIGPKRPELPKVDMGDNSLNISASMIRNKLTEVLSVPTTKAEEIHTKPPKQRRRI, from the exons ATGGCGACGCAGCGAGTGCAAGCGCTTGGCCACCACTTACAGCGGGAGGTGTGCTCCACTCGGCCAGGCTACCGGGAGGGCCGCAGACCCCGTGCCGTCAAG GTGTACACAATAAATCTGGAATCCAGACATCTGCTAATCCAGGGAGTGCCAGCTGTGGGAGTCATGAAGGAACTGATAGAACTCTTTGCTTTATATGGAACTATTGAAGAATATTATGCACTGGATGAGTACCCAGCTGAGGAATTCACAGAAGTGTATTATATCAAATACCAAAAGCTACAAAGTGCAAG GATAGCAAAACGCAAACAGGATGAGAAAAGCTTTTTTGGGGGTTTGCTTCATGTGTGCTATGCCCCAGAATTTGAAACAATTGACGATACAAGAGCAAAGTTAAATGAGAGGAGAAGGTACATAATGAAATCAACAGGCAATAAAG GTGCATTTATAAGAGATGATGAAGTTGGGAACCCAGTTACGTCAACAAATGTCACAAAGGGAAGACTTTCTGAAAAGCTTGAACAATGTGAAGGATCAAAACTCAACCAACAAGAATGGAATGTAGATTTCTCCATGTGTGGTTACCCAATGTTATTGCCTCCACCACAGGAAGACAGTCAAGAGTATTCCAAATCAATGTTCAGACAAGAATATCCACAAATGCCTTCCTCACATGAAATATTACCGAAATATGCACTTAGTTTGGACAACAGTTTTGTATCTGAATTACCTTCTTTTCACAAGCAACACTTGGACAAATCTTATGATTCCAGCAACTCTTGGAGTTCAGACACCAGACAACAAGTTTCAAATATTAGAACTTGTGCCTCTAGATTTGTTCCAAGAAATACCCAGCTGGAGGTCAGGAAGAAAATAAACCAGCAGTCGGACATTAACATATTTGCAGGATTACCTGCTGATAATACCACAGTAATGATAGGACCAAAACGTCCAGAGTTACCAAAAGTAGACATGGGTGATAATTCTTTAAACATCTCTGCTTCTATGATCCGAAATAAACTGACAGAG GTATTGTCTGTCCCCACAACCAAGGCCGAAGAGATACATACAAAACCTCCAAAGCAGCGTCGTCGAATCTAA
- the rbm48 gene encoding RNA-binding protein 48 isoform X1, whose translation MATQRVQALGHHLQREVCSTRPGYREGRRPRAVKVYTINLESRHLLIQGVPAVGVMKELIELFALYGTIEEYYALDEYPAEEFTEVYYIKYQKLQSARIAKRKQDEKSFFGGLLHVCYAPEFETIDDTRAKLNERRRYIMKSTGNKGAFIRDDEVGNPVTSTNVTKGRLSEKLEQCEGSKLNQQEWNVDFSMCGYPMLLPPPQEDSQEYSKSMFRQEYPQMPSSHEILPKYALSLDNSFVSELPSFHKQHLDKSYDSSNSWSSDTRQQVSNIRTCASRFVPRNTQLEVRKKINQQSDINIFAGLPADNTTVMIGPKRPELPKVDMGDNSLNISASMIRNKLTEVSNTSVIHKLLETVRRPIAGSTKQVDLSLEL comes from the exons ATGGCGACGCAGCGAGTGCAAGCGCTTGGCCACCACTTACAGCGGGAGGTGTGCTCCACTCGGCCAGGCTACCGGGAGGGCCGCAGACCCCGTGCCGTCAAG GTGTACACAATAAATCTGGAATCCAGACATCTGCTAATCCAGGGAGTGCCAGCTGTGGGAGTCATGAAGGAACTGATAGAACTCTTTGCTTTATATGGAACTATTGAAGAATATTATGCACTGGATGAGTACCCAGCTGAGGAATTCACAGAAGTGTATTATATCAAATACCAAAAGCTACAAAGTGCAAG GATAGCAAAACGCAAACAGGATGAGAAAAGCTTTTTTGGGGGTTTGCTTCATGTGTGCTATGCCCCAGAATTTGAAACAATTGACGATACAAGAGCAAAGTTAAATGAGAGGAGAAGGTACATAATGAAATCAACAGGCAATAAAG GTGCATTTATAAGAGATGATGAAGTTGGGAACCCAGTTACGTCAACAAATGTCACAAAGGGAAGACTTTCTGAAAAGCTTGAACAATGTGAAGGATCAAAACTCAACCAACAAGAATGGAATGTAGATTTCTCCATGTGTGGTTACCCAATGTTATTGCCTCCACCACAGGAAGACAGTCAAGAGTATTCCAAATCAATGTTCAGACAAGAATATCCACAAATGCCTTCCTCACATGAAATATTACCGAAATATGCACTTAGTTTGGACAACAGTTTTGTATCTGAATTACCTTCTTTTCACAAGCAACACTTGGACAAATCTTATGATTCCAGCAACTCTTGGAGTTCAGACACCAGACAACAAGTTTCAAATATTAGAACTTGTGCCTCTAGATTTGTTCCAAGAAATACCCAGCTGGAGGTCAGGAAGAAAATAAACCAGCAGTCGGACATTAACATATTTGCAGGATTACCTGCTGATAATACCACAGTAATGATAGGACCAAAACGTCCAGAGTTACCAAAAGTAGACATGGGTGATAATTCTTTAAACATCTCTGCTTCTATGATCCGAAATAAACTGACAGAGGTAAGCAACACTTCAGTTATTCACAAGCTGTTGGAAACAGTCAGGAGACCAATAGCAGGTTCAACTAAGCAAGTTGACCTTTCTTTAGAACTATAG